From one Bos indicus x Bos taurus breed Angus x Brahman F1 hybrid chromosome 7, Bos_hybrid_MaternalHap_v2.0, whole genome shotgun sequence genomic stretch:
- the KLHL26 gene encoding kelch-like protein 26 isoform X3: MCLRCQGQPAGRWQSPLGPRSGFRFSGMGSGNFTSTQGQLPAKPAQGPWVESRWLHGRSAACPPLLPHSMADKNGALKCTFSAPGHSTSLLQGLAALRAQGQLLDVVLTVNRETFHAHKVVLAACSDYFSAEVTLDLDCVQDVLGAAVFLQMLPVVELCEEFLKAAMSVETCLHIGHMATTFSLASLKESVDAFTFRHFLQIAEEEDFLHLPLERLVFFLQSNRLQSCAEIDLFRAAVRWLQHDPARRLRASHVLCHIRFPLMRSSDLVDSVQTLDIMVEDVLCRQYLLEAFSYQVLPFRQHEMQSSRTAVRSDVPSLVAFGGTPYTDSDRSVSSKVYQLPEPGARHFRELTEMEVGCSHTCVAVLDNFVYVAGGQHLQYRSGEGAVDACYRYDPHLNRWLRLQAMQESRIQFQLNVLCGMVYATGGRNRAGSLASVERYCPRRNEWGYACSLKRRTWGHAGASVGGRLYISGGYGISVEDKKALHCYDPEADQWEFKAPMSEPRVLHAMVGAGGRIYALGGRMDHVDRCFDVLAVEYYVPETDQWTSVTPMRAGQSEAGCCLLDRKIYIVGGYNWRLNNVTGLVQVYNTETDEWERDLHFPESFAGIACAPVLLPRAGPRRGQHCCLINEICTLGAT; encoded by the exons ATGTGCCTCCGCTGCCAAGGCCAGCCAGCGGGCAGGTGGCAGTCACCACTGGGACCCAGGTCCGGCTTCCGCTTCTCGGGGATGGGTTCTGGCAACTTCACCTCCACCCAGGGGCAGCTTCCTGCCAAGCCTGCTCAGGGcccctgggtggagagcagaTGGCTCCACGGCCGCTCAGCTGCCTGCCCACCTCTGCTCCCTCACAGCATGGCTGACAAGAACGGGGCCCTCAAGTGCACCTTCTCGGCCCCCGGCCACAGCACCAGCCTCCTGCAGGGCCTCGCTGCGCTCCGCGCCCAGGGCCAGCTCCTGGACGTCGTGCTCACCGTCAACCGAGAGACCTTCCATGCGCACAAGGTGGTCCTGGCTGCCTGCAGCGACTACTTCAG CGCTGAGGTGACCCTGGACCTGGACTGCGTGCAGGATGTGCTGGGCGCCGCCGTGTTCCTGCAGATGCTGCCCGTGGTGGAGCTGTGCGAGGAGTTCCTCAAGGCCGCCATGAGCGTCGAGACCTGCCTGCACATCGGCCACATGGCCACCACCTTCAGCCTGGCCTCGCTCAAGGAATCGGTGGATGCCTTCACCTTCCGGCACTTCCTGCAGATAGCCGAGGAGGAGGACTTCCTGCACCTGCCGCTCGAGCGCCTGGTCTTTTTCCTGCAGAGCAACCGGCTGCAGAGCTGCGCTGAGATTGACCTGTTCCGGGCGGCCGTGCGCTGGCTGCAGCATGACCCAGCCCGGCGCCTGCGTGCCAGCCATGTGCTCTGCCACATCCGCTTCCCACTCATGCGGTCCTCGGACCTGGTGGACAGCGTGCAGACGCTGGACATCATGGTGGAGGACGTGCTGTGCCGCCAATACCTGCTGGAGGCTTTCAGCTACCAAGTGCTGCCCTTCCGGCAGCACGAGATGCAGTCGTCACGCACCGCCGTGCGCTCAGACGTGCCCTCGCTGGTGGCCTTCGGGGGCACCCCGTACACCGACAGTGACCGTTCCGTCAGCAGCAAGGTGTACCAGCTGCCCGAGCCGGGCGCCCGCCACTTCCGTGAGCTGACGGAGATGGAGGTGGGCTGCAGCCACACGTGCGTGGCGGTGCTGGACAACTTCGTGTATGTGGCCGGGGGCCAGCACCTGCAGTACCGCAGTGGCGAGGGCGCTGTGGACGCCTGCTACCGCTACGACCCCCACCTCAACCGCTGGCTGCGCCTGCAAGCCATGCAGGAGAGCCGGATCCAGTTCCAGCTGAACGTGCTGTGCGGCATGGTATACGCCACGGGCGGGCGCAACCGGGCCGGCAGCCTGGCCTCAGTGGAGCGGTACTGCCCGCGGCGCAACGAGTGGGGCTACGCCTGCTCGCTCAAGCGCCGCACGTGGGGCCACGCGGGCGCCTCGGTGGGGGGCCGCCTGTACATCTCGGGTGGCTATGGCATCTCGGTGGAGGACAAGAAGGCCCTGCACTGCTACGACCCTGAGGCCGACCAGTGGGAGTTCAAGGCGCCCATGAGCGAGCCCCGAGTGCTCCACGCCATGGTGGGCGCCGGCGGCCGCATCTACGCTCTCGGCGGCCGCATGGACCACGTGGACCGCTGCTTCGACGTGCTGGCCGTGGAGTACTATGTGCCCGAGACAGACCAGTGGACCAGCGTCACCCCCATGCGGGCTGGCCAGTCCGAGGCTGGCTGCTGCCTGCTGGACAGGAAGATCTACATTGTTGGGGGCTACAACTGGCGTCTCAACAACGTGACTGGCCTCGTGCAGGTGTACAACACCGAGACAGACGAGTGGGAGCGCGACCTGCACTTTCCCGAGTCCTTTGCCGGCATTGCCTGTGCCCCCGTGCTGCTGCCCCGGGCCGGGCCCCGCAG aGGCCAGCACTGCTGTCTTATAAACGAGATTTGTACCCTCGGGGCAACTTaa
- the KLHL26 gene encoding kelch-like protein 26 isoform X1, protein MCLRCQGQPAGRWQSPLGPRSGFRFSGMGSGNFTSTQGQLPAKPAQGPWVESRWLHGRSAACPPLLPHSMADKNGALKCTFSAPGHSTSLLQGLAALRAQGQLLDVVLTVNRETFHAHKVVLAACSDYFRAMFTGGMREASQDVIELKGVSARGLRHIIDFAYSAEVTLDLDCVQDVLGAAVFLQMLPVVELCEEFLKAAMSVETCLHIGHMATTFSLASLKESVDAFTFRHFLQIAEEEDFLHLPLERLVFFLQSNRLQSCAEIDLFRAAVRWLQHDPARRLRASHVLCHIRFPLMRSSDLVDSVQTLDIMVEDVLCRQYLLEAFSYQVLPFRQHEMQSSRTAVRSDVPSLVAFGGTPYTDSDRSVSSKVYQLPEPGARHFRELTEMEVGCSHTCVAVLDNFVYVAGGQHLQYRSGEGAVDACYRYDPHLNRWLRLQAMQESRIQFQLNVLCGMVYATGGRNRAGSLASVERYCPRRNEWGYACSLKRRTWGHAGASVGGRLYISGGYGISVEDKKALHCYDPEADQWEFKAPMSEPRVLHAMVGAGGRIYALGGRMDHVDRCFDVLAVEYYVPETDQWTSVTPMRAGQSEAGCCLLDRKIYIVGGYNWRLNNVTGLVQVYNTETDEWERDLHFPESFAGIACAPVLLPRAGPRRGQHCCLINEICTLGAT, encoded by the exons ATGTGCCTCCGCTGCCAAGGCCAGCCAGCGGGCAGGTGGCAGTCACCACTGGGACCCAGGTCCGGCTTCCGCTTCTCGGGGATGGGTTCTGGCAACTTCACCTCCACCCAGGGGCAGCTTCCTGCCAAGCCTGCTCAGGGcccctgggtggagagcagaTGGCTCCACGGCCGCTCAGCTGCCTGCCCACCTCTGCTCCCTCACAGCATGGCTGACAAGAACGGGGCCCTCAAGTGCACCTTCTCGGCCCCCGGCCACAGCACCAGCCTCCTGCAGGGCCTCGCTGCGCTCCGCGCCCAGGGCCAGCTCCTGGACGTCGTGCTCACCGTCAACCGAGAGACCTTCCATGCGCACAAGGTGGTCCTGGCTGCCTGCAGCGACTACTTCAG GGCCATGTTCACGGGTGGCATGCGGGAGGCGAGCCAGGACGTCATTGAGCTGAAGGGCGTGTCGGCCCGCGGCCTGAGGCACATCATCGACTTCGCCTACAGCGCTGAGGTGACCCTGGACCTGGACTGCGTGCAGGATGTGCTGGGCGCCGCCGTGTTCCTGCAGATGCTGCCCGTGGTGGAGCTGTGCGAGGAGTTCCTCAAGGCCGCCATGAGCGTCGAGACCTGCCTGCACATCGGCCACATGGCCACCACCTTCAGCCTGGCCTCGCTCAAGGAATCGGTGGATGCCTTCACCTTCCGGCACTTCCTGCAGATAGCCGAGGAGGAGGACTTCCTGCACCTGCCGCTCGAGCGCCTGGTCTTTTTCCTGCAGAGCAACCGGCTGCAGAGCTGCGCTGAGATTGACCTGTTCCGGGCGGCCGTGCGCTGGCTGCAGCATGACCCAGCCCGGCGCCTGCGTGCCAGCCATGTGCTCTGCCACATCCGCTTCCCACTCATGCGGTCCTCGGACCTGGTGGACAGCGTGCAGACGCTGGACATCATGGTGGAGGACGTGCTGTGCCGCCAATACCTGCTGGAGGCTTTCAGCTACCAAGTGCTGCCCTTCCGGCAGCACGAGATGCAGTCGTCACGCACCGCCGTGCGCTCAGACGTGCCCTCGCTGGTGGCCTTCGGGGGCACCCCGTACACCGACAGTGACCGTTCCGTCAGCAGCAAGGTGTACCAGCTGCCCGAGCCGGGCGCCCGCCACTTCCGTGAGCTGACGGAGATGGAGGTGGGCTGCAGCCACACGTGCGTGGCGGTGCTGGACAACTTCGTGTATGTGGCCGGGGGCCAGCACCTGCAGTACCGCAGTGGCGAGGGCGCTGTGGACGCCTGCTACCGCTACGACCCCCACCTCAACCGCTGGCTGCGCCTGCAAGCCATGCAGGAGAGCCGGATCCAGTTCCAGCTGAACGTGCTGTGCGGCATGGTATACGCCACGGGCGGGCGCAACCGGGCCGGCAGCCTGGCCTCAGTGGAGCGGTACTGCCCGCGGCGCAACGAGTGGGGCTACGCCTGCTCGCTCAAGCGCCGCACGTGGGGCCACGCGGGCGCCTCGGTGGGGGGCCGCCTGTACATCTCGGGTGGCTATGGCATCTCGGTGGAGGACAAGAAGGCCCTGCACTGCTACGACCCTGAGGCCGACCAGTGGGAGTTCAAGGCGCCCATGAGCGAGCCCCGAGTGCTCCACGCCATGGTGGGCGCCGGCGGCCGCATCTACGCTCTCGGCGGCCGCATGGACCACGTGGACCGCTGCTTCGACGTGCTGGCCGTGGAGTACTATGTGCCCGAGACAGACCAGTGGACCAGCGTCACCCCCATGCGGGCTGGCCAGTCCGAGGCTGGCTGCTGCCTGCTGGACAGGAAGATCTACATTGTTGGGGGCTACAACTGGCGTCTCAACAACGTGACTGGCCTCGTGCAGGTGTACAACACCGAGACAGACGAGTGGGAGCGCGACCTGCACTTTCCCGAGTCCTTTGCCGGCATTGCCTGTGCCCCCGTGCTGCTGCCCCGGGCCGGGCCCCGCAG aGGCCAGCACTGCTGTCTTATAAACGAGATTTGTACCCTCGGGGCAACTTaa
- the KLHL26 gene encoding kelch-like protein 26 isoform X2, with the protein MCLRCQGQPAGRWQSPLGPRSGFRFSGMGSGNFTSTQGQLPAKPAQGPWVESRWLHGRSAACPPLLPHSMADKNGALKCTFSAPGHSTSLLQGLAALRAQGQLLDVVLTVNRETFHAHKVVLAACSDYFRAMFTGGMREASQDVIELKGVSARGLRHIIDFAYSAEVTLDLDCVQDVLGAAVFLQMLPVVELCEEFLKAAMSVETCLHIGHMATTFSLASLKESVDAFTFRHFLQIAEEEDFLHLPLERLVFFLQSNRLQSCAEIDLFRAAVRWLQHDPARRLRASHVLCHIRFPLMRSSDLVDSVQTLDIMVEDVLCRQYLLEAFSYQVLPFRQHEMQSSRTAVRSDVPSLVAFGGTPYTDSDRSVSSKVYQLPEPGARHFRELTEMEVGCSHTCVAVLDNFVYVAGGQHLQYRSGEGAVDACYRYDPHLNRWLRLQAMQESRIQFQLNVLCGMVYATGGRNRAGSLASVERYCPRRNEWGYACSLKRRTWGHAGASVGGRLYISGGYGISVEDKKALHCYDPEADQWEFKAPMSEPRVLHAMVGAGGRIYALGGRMDHVDRCFDVLAVEYYVPETDQWTSVTPMRAGQSEAGCCLLDRKIYIVGGYNWRLNNVTGLVQVYNTETDEWERDLHFPESFAGIACAPVLLPRAGPRR; encoded by the exons ATGTGCCTCCGCTGCCAAGGCCAGCCAGCGGGCAGGTGGCAGTCACCACTGGGACCCAGGTCCGGCTTCCGCTTCTCGGGGATGGGTTCTGGCAACTTCACCTCCACCCAGGGGCAGCTTCCTGCCAAGCCTGCTCAGGGcccctgggtggagagcagaTGGCTCCACGGCCGCTCAGCTGCCTGCCCACCTCTGCTCCCTCACAGCATGGCTGACAAGAACGGGGCCCTCAAGTGCACCTTCTCGGCCCCCGGCCACAGCACCAGCCTCCTGCAGGGCCTCGCTGCGCTCCGCGCCCAGGGCCAGCTCCTGGACGTCGTGCTCACCGTCAACCGAGAGACCTTCCATGCGCACAAGGTGGTCCTGGCTGCCTGCAGCGACTACTTCAG GGCCATGTTCACGGGTGGCATGCGGGAGGCGAGCCAGGACGTCATTGAGCTGAAGGGCGTGTCGGCCCGCGGCCTGAGGCACATCATCGACTTCGCCTACAGCGCTGAGGTGACCCTGGACCTGGACTGCGTGCAGGATGTGCTGGGCGCCGCCGTGTTCCTGCAGATGCTGCCCGTGGTGGAGCTGTGCGAGGAGTTCCTCAAGGCCGCCATGAGCGTCGAGACCTGCCTGCACATCGGCCACATGGCCACCACCTTCAGCCTGGCCTCGCTCAAGGAATCGGTGGATGCCTTCACCTTCCGGCACTTCCTGCAGATAGCCGAGGAGGAGGACTTCCTGCACCTGCCGCTCGAGCGCCTGGTCTTTTTCCTGCAGAGCAACCGGCTGCAGAGCTGCGCTGAGATTGACCTGTTCCGGGCGGCCGTGCGCTGGCTGCAGCATGACCCAGCCCGGCGCCTGCGTGCCAGCCATGTGCTCTGCCACATCCGCTTCCCACTCATGCGGTCCTCGGACCTGGTGGACAGCGTGCAGACGCTGGACATCATGGTGGAGGACGTGCTGTGCCGCCAATACCTGCTGGAGGCTTTCAGCTACCAAGTGCTGCCCTTCCGGCAGCACGAGATGCAGTCGTCACGCACCGCCGTGCGCTCAGACGTGCCCTCGCTGGTGGCCTTCGGGGGCACCCCGTACACCGACAGTGACCGTTCCGTCAGCAGCAAGGTGTACCAGCTGCCCGAGCCGGGCGCCCGCCACTTCCGTGAGCTGACGGAGATGGAGGTGGGCTGCAGCCACACGTGCGTGGCGGTGCTGGACAACTTCGTGTATGTGGCCGGGGGCCAGCACCTGCAGTACCGCAGTGGCGAGGGCGCTGTGGACGCCTGCTACCGCTACGACCCCCACCTCAACCGCTGGCTGCGCCTGCAAGCCATGCAGGAGAGCCGGATCCAGTTCCAGCTGAACGTGCTGTGCGGCATGGTATACGCCACGGGCGGGCGCAACCGGGCCGGCAGCCTGGCCTCAGTGGAGCGGTACTGCCCGCGGCGCAACGAGTGGGGCTACGCCTGCTCGCTCAAGCGCCGCACGTGGGGCCACGCGGGCGCCTCGGTGGGGGGCCGCCTGTACATCTCGGGTGGCTATGGCATCTCGGTGGAGGACAAGAAGGCCCTGCACTGCTACGACCCTGAGGCCGACCAGTGGGAGTTCAAGGCGCCCATGAGCGAGCCCCGAGTGCTCCACGCCATGGTGGGCGCCGGCGGCCGCATCTACGCTCTCGGCGGCCGCATGGACCACGTGGACCGCTGCTTCGACGTGCTGGCCGTGGAGTACTATGTGCCCGAGACAGACCAGTGGACCAGCGTCACCCCCATGCGGGCTGGCCAGTCCGAGGCTGGCTGCTGCCTGCTGGACAGGAAGATCTACATTGTTGGGGGCTACAACTGGCGTCTCAACAACGTGACTGGCCTCGTGCAGGTGTACAACACCGAGACAGACGAGTGGGAGCGCGACCTGCACTTTCCCGAGTCCTTTGCCGGCATTGCCTGTGCCCCCGTGCTGCTGCCCCGGGCCGGGCCCCGCAGGTAG
- the KLHL26 gene encoding kelch-like protein 26 isoform X4: protein MAESGGSGGAGGGGFGAGPGPERPSSMADKNGALKCTFSAPGHSTSLLQGLAALRAQGQLLDVVLTVNRETFHAHKVVLAACSDYFRAMFTGGMREASQDVIELKGVSARGLRHIIDFAYSAEVTLDLDCVQDVLGAAVFLQMLPVVELCEEFLKAAMSVETCLHIGHMATTFSLASLKESVDAFTFRHFLQIAEEEDFLHLPLERLVFFLQSNRLQSCAEIDLFRAAVRWLQHDPARRLRASHVLCHIRFPLMRSSDLVDSVQTLDIMVEDVLCRQYLLEAFSYQVLPFRQHEMQSSRTAVRSDVPSLVAFGGTPYTDSDRSVSSKVYQLPEPGARHFRELTEMEVGCSHTCVAVLDNFVYVAGGQHLQYRSGEGAVDACYRYDPHLNRWLRLQAMQESRIQFQLNVLCGMVYATGGRNRAGSLASVERYCPRRNEWGYACSLKRRTWGHAGASVGGRLYISGGYGISVEDKKALHCYDPEADQWEFKAPMSEPRVLHAMVGAGGRIYALGGRMDHVDRCFDVLAVEYYVPETDQWTSVTPMRAGQSEAGCCLLDRKIYIVGGYNWRLNNVTGLVQVYNTETDEWERDLHFPESFAGIACAPVLLPRAGPRRGQHCCLINEICTLGAT, encoded by the exons CATGGCTGACAAGAACGGGGCCCTCAAGTGCACCTTCTCGGCCCCCGGCCACAGCACCAGCCTCCTGCAGGGCCTCGCTGCGCTCCGCGCCCAGGGCCAGCTCCTGGACGTCGTGCTCACCGTCAACCGAGAGACCTTCCATGCGCACAAGGTGGTCCTGGCTGCCTGCAGCGACTACTTCAG GGCCATGTTCACGGGTGGCATGCGGGAGGCGAGCCAGGACGTCATTGAGCTGAAGGGCGTGTCGGCCCGCGGCCTGAGGCACATCATCGACTTCGCCTACAGCGCTGAGGTGACCCTGGACCTGGACTGCGTGCAGGATGTGCTGGGCGCCGCCGTGTTCCTGCAGATGCTGCCCGTGGTGGAGCTGTGCGAGGAGTTCCTCAAGGCCGCCATGAGCGTCGAGACCTGCCTGCACATCGGCCACATGGCCACCACCTTCAGCCTGGCCTCGCTCAAGGAATCGGTGGATGCCTTCACCTTCCGGCACTTCCTGCAGATAGCCGAGGAGGAGGACTTCCTGCACCTGCCGCTCGAGCGCCTGGTCTTTTTCCTGCAGAGCAACCGGCTGCAGAGCTGCGCTGAGATTGACCTGTTCCGGGCGGCCGTGCGCTGGCTGCAGCATGACCCAGCCCGGCGCCTGCGTGCCAGCCATGTGCTCTGCCACATCCGCTTCCCACTCATGCGGTCCTCGGACCTGGTGGACAGCGTGCAGACGCTGGACATCATGGTGGAGGACGTGCTGTGCCGCCAATACCTGCTGGAGGCTTTCAGCTACCAAGTGCTGCCCTTCCGGCAGCACGAGATGCAGTCGTCACGCACCGCCGTGCGCTCAGACGTGCCCTCGCTGGTGGCCTTCGGGGGCACCCCGTACACCGACAGTGACCGTTCCGTCAGCAGCAAGGTGTACCAGCTGCCCGAGCCGGGCGCCCGCCACTTCCGTGAGCTGACGGAGATGGAGGTGGGCTGCAGCCACACGTGCGTGGCGGTGCTGGACAACTTCGTGTATGTGGCCGGGGGCCAGCACCTGCAGTACCGCAGTGGCGAGGGCGCTGTGGACGCCTGCTACCGCTACGACCCCCACCTCAACCGCTGGCTGCGCCTGCAAGCCATGCAGGAGAGCCGGATCCAGTTCCAGCTGAACGTGCTGTGCGGCATGGTATACGCCACGGGCGGGCGCAACCGGGCCGGCAGCCTGGCCTCAGTGGAGCGGTACTGCCCGCGGCGCAACGAGTGGGGCTACGCCTGCTCGCTCAAGCGCCGCACGTGGGGCCACGCGGGCGCCTCGGTGGGGGGCCGCCTGTACATCTCGGGTGGCTATGGCATCTCGGTGGAGGACAAGAAGGCCCTGCACTGCTACGACCCTGAGGCCGACCAGTGGGAGTTCAAGGCGCCCATGAGCGAGCCCCGAGTGCTCCACGCCATGGTGGGCGCCGGCGGCCGCATCTACGCTCTCGGCGGCCGCATGGACCACGTGGACCGCTGCTTCGACGTGCTGGCCGTGGAGTACTATGTGCCCGAGACAGACCAGTGGACCAGCGTCACCCCCATGCGGGCTGGCCAGTCCGAGGCTGGCTGCTGCCTGCTGGACAGGAAGATCTACATTGTTGGGGGCTACAACTGGCGTCTCAACAACGTGACTGGCCTCGTGCAGGTGTACAACACCGAGACAGACGAGTGGGAGCGCGACCTGCACTTTCCCGAGTCCTTTGCCGGCATTGCCTGTGCCCCCGTGCTGCTGCCCCGGGCCGGGCCCCGCAG aGGCCAGCACTGCTGTCTTATAAACGAGATTTGTACCCTCGGGGCAACTTaa
- the KLHL26 gene encoding kelch-like protein 26 isoform X5, producing MAESGGSGGAGGGGFGAGPGPERPSSMADKNGALKCTFSAPGHSTSLLQGLAALRAQGQLLDVVLTVNRETFHAHKVVLAACSDYFRAMFTGGMREASQDVIELKGVSARGLRHIIDFAYSAEVTLDLDCVQDVLGAAVFLQMLPVVELCEEFLKAAMSVETCLHIGHMATTFSLASLKESVDAFTFRHFLQIAEEEDFLHLPLERLVFFLQSNRLQSCAEIDLFRAAVRWLQHDPARRLRASHVLCHIRFPLMRSSDLVDSVQTLDIMVEDVLCRQYLLEAFSYQVLPFRQHEMQSSRTAVRSDVPSLVAFGGTPYTDSDRSVSSKVYQLPEPGARHFRELTEMEVGCSHTCVAVLDNFVYVAGGQHLQYRSGEGAVDACYRYDPHLNRWLRLQAMQESRIQFQLNVLCGMVYATGGRNRAGSLASVERYCPRRNEWGYACSLKRRTWGHAGASVGGRLYISGGYGISVEDKKALHCYDPEADQWEFKAPMSEPRVLHAMVGAGGRIYALGGRMDHVDRCFDVLAVEYYVPETDQWTSVTPMRAGQSEAGCCLLDRKIYIVGGYNWRLNNVTGLVQVYNTETDEWERDLHFPESFAGIACAPVLLPRAGPRR from the exons CATGGCTGACAAGAACGGGGCCCTCAAGTGCACCTTCTCGGCCCCCGGCCACAGCACCAGCCTCCTGCAGGGCCTCGCTGCGCTCCGCGCCCAGGGCCAGCTCCTGGACGTCGTGCTCACCGTCAACCGAGAGACCTTCCATGCGCACAAGGTGGTCCTGGCTGCCTGCAGCGACTACTTCAG GGCCATGTTCACGGGTGGCATGCGGGAGGCGAGCCAGGACGTCATTGAGCTGAAGGGCGTGTCGGCCCGCGGCCTGAGGCACATCATCGACTTCGCCTACAGCGCTGAGGTGACCCTGGACCTGGACTGCGTGCAGGATGTGCTGGGCGCCGCCGTGTTCCTGCAGATGCTGCCCGTGGTGGAGCTGTGCGAGGAGTTCCTCAAGGCCGCCATGAGCGTCGAGACCTGCCTGCACATCGGCCACATGGCCACCACCTTCAGCCTGGCCTCGCTCAAGGAATCGGTGGATGCCTTCACCTTCCGGCACTTCCTGCAGATAGCCGAGGAGGAGGACTTCCTGCACCTGCCGCTCGAGCGCCTGGTCTTTTTCCTGCAGAGCAACCGGCTGCAGAGCTGCGCTGAGATTGACCTGTTCCGGGCGGCCGTGCGCTGGCTGCAGCATGACCCAGCCCGGCGCCTGCGTGCCAGCCATGTGCTCTGCCACATCCGCTTCCCACTCATGCGGTCCTCGGACCTGGTGGACAGCGTGCAGACGCTGGACATCATGGTGGAGGACGTGCTGTGCCGCCAATACCTGCTGGAGGCTTTCAGCTACCAAGTGCTGCCCTTCCGGCAGCACGAGATGCAGTCGTCACGCACCGCCGTGCGCTCAGACGTGCCCTCGCTGGTGGCCTTCGGGGGCACCCCGTACACCGACAGTGACCGTTCCGTCAGCAGCAAGGTGTACCAGCTGCCCGAGCCGGGCGCCCGCCACTTCCGTGAGCTGACGGAGATGGAGGTGGGCTGCAGCCACACGTGCGTGGCGGTGCTGGACAACTTCGTGTATGTGGCCGGGGGCCAGCACCTGCAGTACCGCAGTGGCGAGGGCGCTGTGGACGCCTGCTACCGCTACGACCCCCACCTCAACCGCTGGCTGCGCCTGCAAGCCATGCAGGAGAGCCGGATCCAGTTCCAGCTGAACGTGCTGTGCGGCATGGTATACGCCACGGGCGGGCGCAACCGGGCCGGCAGCCTGGCCTCAGTGGAGCGGTACTGCCCGCGGCGCAACGAGTGGGGCTACGCCTGCTCGCTCAAGCGCCGCACGTGGGGCCACGCGGGCGCCTCGGTGGGGGGCCGCCTGTACATCTCGGGTGGCTATGGCATCTCGGTGGAGGACAAGAAGGCCCTGCACTGCTACGACCCTGAGGCCGACCAGTGGGAGTTCAAGGCGCCCATGAGCGAGCCCCGAGTGCTCCACGCCATGGTGGGCGCCGGCGGCCGCATCTACGCTCTCGGCGGCCGCATGGACCACGTGGACCGCTGCTTCGACGTGCTGGCCGTGGAGTACTATGTGCCCGAGACAGACCAGTGGACCAGCGTCACCCCCATGCGGGCTGGCCAGTCCGAGGCTGGCTGCTGCCTGCTGGACAGGAAGATCTACATTGTTGGGGGCTACAACTGGCGTCTCAACAACGTGACTGGCCTCGTGCAGGTGTACAACACCGAGACAGACGAGTGGGAGCGCGACCTGCACTTTCCCGAGTCCTTTGCCGGCATTGCCTGTGCCCCCGTGCTGCTGCCCCGGGCCGGGCCCCGCAGGTAG